In Rhodobacter xanthinilyticus, a single window of DNA contains:
- a CDS encoding LysR family transcriptional regulator, with translation MTLPRRYLPSISQLSAFEAVCRLGSTAAAARELNLTQGAVSRLVQHLEGQLGQTLFRREGRRLVPSEPALVYAREVRKGLELIARASLGLRANPGGGVLNLAILPTFGTRWLAPRLGDFLAKNPGVTLNLGTRMRPFDFATESFDAAIHFGTRPWPGAEHLPLFEERLLPVCAPGYAAAHPMLGPNDLQEQALLQLESRPNAWGAWFAQNGVERPRIQGMMFDQFAPMMQAAVHGVGVALLPEFLAQPEIEEGRLVRAPGGPVSGIGSYYLVWPSEGPSPPALEAFKIWIAGAAQ, from the coding sequence ATGACCCTCCCGCGCCGCTACTTGCCCTCGATCTCGCAACTCTCCGCCTTCGAGGCGGTCTGTCGGCTCGGCTCGACCGCGGCGGCGGCGCGTGAGCTCAACCTGACCCAAGGTGCGGTCAGTCGGCTTGTCCAGCATCTCGAGGGGCAGCTCGGCCAGACGCTGTTTCGGCGCGAGGGGCGGCGGCTCGTGCCGAGCGAGCCCGCGCTCGTCTATGCGCGCGAGGTGCGCAAGGGGCTCGAGCTGATCGCGCGGGCCTCGCTCGGGCTGCGGGCCAACCCGGGGGGCGGGGTGCTCAACCTCGCGATTCTGCCGACCTTCGGCACGCGCTGGCTCGCGCCACGGCTGGGCGATTTTCTGGCGAAGAACCCGGGCGTGACGCTCAATCTCGGCACCCGGATGCGGCCCTTCGATTTCGCGACCGAGAGCTTCGACGCCGCGATCCATTTCGGCACGCGGCCCTGGCCGGGGGCGGAGCATCTGCCGCTTTTCGAGGAGCGTTTGCTGCCGGTTTGCGCGCCGGGTTACGCGGCGGCGCACCCGATGCTGGGCCCGAATGATCTGCAAGAACAGGCTCTATTACAGCTTGAATCGCGCCCGAATGCCTGGGGGGCGTGGTTTGCGCAAAACGGTGTCGAGCGGCCGCGGATCCAGGGGATGATGTTCGATCAATTCGCGCCGATGATGCAGGCGGCGGTGCATGGCGTGGGCGTCGCGCTGTTGCCGGAGTTTCTGGCGCAGCCCGAGATCGAAGAGGGCCGGCTCGTGCGTGCGCCCGGTGGGCCGGTCTCGGGGATCGGCTCCTATTATCTCGTCTGGCCGAGCGAGGGGCCAAGCCCGCCCGCGCTCGAGGCCTTCAAGATCTGGATCGCGGGCGCGGCTCAATAA
- a CDS encoding acyl-CoA dehydrogenase translates to MSLKPKDAPDLGRFDWEDPFRLDGQLTEEERMLRDAARAYAQEKLQPRVIEAFAKEETDPAIFREMGEMGLLGVTVPEEYGGLGASYVAYGLVAREIERVDSGYRSMMSVQSSLVMYPIYAYGSEEQRRKYLPKLASGEWIGCFGLTEPDAGSDPASLKTTAKKTANGYVLNGTKMWISNAPIADVFVVWAKSEAHGGKIRGFVLEKGLKGLSAPKIANKLSLRASITGEIVMEGVEVGEDALLPNVEGLKGPFGCLNRARYGIAWGVMGAGEFCFHAARQYGLDRKQFNKPLAQTQIFQLKLANMLTDISLGLQACLQVGRLMDDANAAPEMISIIKRNNCGKALEIARNARDMHGGNGISGEFQVIRHMVNLETVNTYEGTHDVHALILGRAITGLQAFF, encoded by the coding sequence ATGAGCCTGAAACCCAAAGATGCCCCTGATCTCGGTCGTTTCGACTGGGAAGACCCCTTCCGCCTCGACGGGCAGCTGACCGAAGAAGAGCGGATGCTGCGCGATGCGGCGCGCGCTTATGCGCAAGAAAAGCTGCAACCGCGCGTGATCGAGGCCTTTGCCAAGGAAGAAACCGACCCTGCGATCTTCCGCGAAATGGGCGAGATGGGGCTTCTTGGCGTGACCGTGCCCGAGGAATACGGCGGGCTCGGCGCCTCGTATGTGGCCTATGGCCTCGTCGCGCGGGAGATTGAGCGGGTCGATTCGGGCTATCGCTCGATGATGTCGGTGCAGTCGAGCCTCGTGATGTATCCGATCTACGCCTATGGCTCGGAGGAGCAGCGGCGCAAATATCTGCCCAAGCTCGCCTCGGGGGAGTGGATCGGCTGTTTCGGCCTGACCGAGCCGGATGCGGGCTCGGACCCGGCGAGCCTGAAGACCACGGCGAAGAAAACCGCCAACGGCTATGTGCTCAATGGCACCAAGATGTGGATCTCGAACGCGCCGATCGCGGATGTCTTCGTGGTCTGGGCGAAATCCGAGGCCCATGGCGGCAAGATCCGCGGTTTTGTGCTGGAAAAGGGTCTCAAAGGCCTCTCCGCGCCGAAGATCGCCAACAAGCTCAGCCTGCGCGCCTCGATCACCGGCGAGATCGTGATGGAGGGGGTCGAGGTCGGCGAAGACGCGCTGCTGCCGAATGTCGAGGGGCTCAAGGGGCCGTTCGGCTGCCTCAACCGGGCGCGCTACGGCATCGCCTGGGGCGTGATGGGCGCGGGCGAGTTCTGCTTCCATGCCGCGCGCCAATACGGGCTCGACCGCAAACAGTTCAACAAACCGCTGGCACAGACCCAGATCTTCCAGCTCAAGCTCGCCAATATGCTCACCGACATCTCGCTCGGGCTGCAGGCCTGTCTGCAGGTCGGCCGGCTGATGGATGACGCGAATGCCGCGCCGGAGATGATCTCGATCATCAAGCGCAACAACTGCGGCAAGGCGCTCGAGATCGCGCGCAACGCCCGCGACATGCATGGCGGCAACGGCATTTCGGGCGAGTTCCAGGTGATCCGCCACATGGTCAACCTCGAGACGGTGAACACCTATGAGGGCACCCATGACGTGCATGCGCTGATCCTCGGCCGCGCGATCACCGGGCTTCAGGCCTTCTTCTGA
- a CDS encoding YihY/virulence factor BrkB family protein — MAALAGFLWRFIDRLVATNLSLTAAGVAFYAMLAVFPGITATIGIWSAFADPGVIQSYLRVADDFIPPEAFEILNSQIMALLVVPREALGWKTLVSIGVALFSTRAGVGALITALNVIHGTRPRNTVWSYVFGFLMTLALVAVMLAALATIVVVPIAINFLPFHWLTDWLSSGLPWGAMLLLMFTALGILYRYGPNTAGKRDPILTWGAVLATLVWAAASLGLTFYLANFGAYNKVYGSIGAVIALMMWLYFCTFSVLLGAALNAELASGTAPPKGRPVDQKKA; from the coding sequence ATGGCGGCGCTTGCGGGGTTCTTGTGGCGGTTCATCGACCGGCTGGTCGCGACCAATCTCTCGCTGACCGCCGCGGGGGTGGCGTTTTACGCGATGCTGGCGGTGTTCCCCGGGATCACGGCGACCATCGGCATCTGGAGCGCCTTCGCCGACCCCGGCGTGATCCAATCCTATCTGCGGGTGGCCGATGATTTCATCCCGCCCGAGGCCTTCGAGATCCTCAACAGCCAGATCATGGCGCTTCTGGTGGTGCCGCGCGAGGCGCTGGGCTGGAAGACGCTGGTCTCGATCGGGGTTGCGCTGTTCTCGACGCGGGCGGGGGTGGGCGCGCTGATCACGGCGCTCAACGTCATCCACGGCACGCGGCCGCGCAACACGGTCTGGAGCTATGTCTTCGGGTTTCTGATGACGCTGGCGCTTGTCGCGGTGATGCTCGCGGCGCTGGCGACGATTGTCGTCGTGCCGATCGCGATCAACTTCCTGCCGTTCCATTGGCTGACGGATTGGCTCTCGTCGGGGCTGCCCTGGGGGGCGATGCTGCTCTTGATGTTCACCGCGCTCGGCATCCTCTACCGCTACGGGCCGAACACGGCGGGCAAGCGCGATCCGATCCTGACCTGGGGGGCGGTGCTGGCGACGCTGGTCTGGGCGGCGGCCTCGCTCGGGCTGACCTTTTACCTTGCGAATTTCGGCGCCTATAACAAGGTCTACGGCTCGATCGGGGCGGTGATCGCGCTGATGATGTGGCTCTATTTCTGCACGTTTTCGGTGCTTTTGGGGGCGGCGCTGAACGCCGAGCTCGCCTCCGGGACGGCGCCCCCGAAGGGGCGCCCCGTGGATCAGAAGAAGGCCTGA
- a CDS encoding SulP family inorganic anion transporter produces the protein MTFSFERYRRQWLAAPRADILSGLVVALALIPEAIAFSIIAGVDPKVGLYASFSIAVITAIAGGRPGMISAATAATAVLMVTLVRDHGLQYLLAATILTGVLQIGAGLLRLGFVMKYVSKSVMTGFVNALAILIFLAQLPELDPRRVPVLTYPLVAAALAIIYLFPRLTRAVPSPLVAIVALTALTLGLGLDVHTVGDMGALPDTLPVFLLPDIPLTFETLAIIFPYSLAVAVVGLLESLMTQNLVDDLTDTRSDRNMECIGQGLANFGTGFIGGMAGCAMIGQSMINVKSGGRGRLSTFVAGVMLLVFCVALGDWVSQIPMPALVAIMIMVSVGTFSWSSLRDLRSHPRSSSAVMLATVVTVVWTHNLGLGVLAGVLLSGIFFSAKIAQLFRTRSELSADGRTRTYVVEGQLFYASTEAFMAAFDFREILEEVVIDVSRAHIWDISSIAALDMAVLKFRREGATVRVTGLNEASETLVDKLAIHDKPGAADKILAH, from the coding sequence TTGACGTTTTCCTTTGAACGCTATCGCCGCCAGTGGCTCGCCGCGCCGCGCGCCGACATTCTCTCGGGCCTCGTTGTCGCCCTCGCGCTGATCCCCGAGGCCATCGCTTTCTCGATTATCGCCGGAGTAGACCCGAAAGTCGGCCTCTACGCGAGCTTCTCGATCGCTGTGATCACAGCGATCGCCGGCGGCCGGCCGGGGATGATCTCGGCGGCGACGGCGGCGACGGCGGTGCTGATGGTGACGCTGGTGCGTGATCACGGGCTGCAATATCTGCTCGCCGCGACGATCCTGACTGGCGTTTTGCAAATCGGCGCGGGGCTCCTGCGGCTCGGATTCGTGATGAAATACGTCTCGAAATCGGTGATGACCGGCTTTGTGAACGCGCTCGCGATCCTGATCTTCCTCGCACAGCTCCCCGAGCTCGACCCGCGCCGCGTGCCGGTCCTGACCTACCCGCTCGTGGCCGCCGCGCTCGCGATCATCTACCTCTTCCCGCGCCTCACCCGCGCCGTGCCCTCGCCGCTCGTGGCGATCGTGGCGCTCACCGCGCTCACCCTCGGCCTCGGGCTCGATGTCCATACCGTGGGCGACATGGGCGCGCTCCCCGATACGCTGCCGGTCTTCCTGCTCCCCGATATCCCGCTGACCTTCGAGACGCTGGCGATCATCTTCCCCTATTCGCTCGCGGTTGCGGTGGTGGGCCTGCTCGAGAGCCTGATGACGCAAAACCTCGTCGACGACCTCACCGACACCCGCTCGGACCGCAACATGGAGTGCATCGGCCAGGGGCTTGCCAATTTCGGCACCGGCTTCATCGGCGGCATGGCGGGCTGCGCGATGATCGGGCAGAGCATGATCAACGTGAAATCGGGCGGGCGCGGGCGGCTGTCGACCTTCGTCGCAGGGGTAATGCTGCTCGTCTTTTGCGTGGCCTTGGGCGATTGGGTCAGCCAGATCCCGATGCCCGCCCTCGTCGCGATCATGATCATGGTCTCGGTCGGCACCTTCTCCTGGTCCTCGCTGCGCGATCTGCGCAGCCACCCGCGCTCCTCCTCGGCGGTGATGCTCGCGACCGTGGTCACCGTGGTCTGGACCCATAACCTCGGGCTCGGCGTGCTCGCGGGGGTGCTCCTTTCGGGGATCTTCTTCTCCGCCAAGATCGCCCAGCTCTTCCGCACCCGCTCCGAGCTCTCCGCCGATGGCCGCACCCGCACCTATGTCGTCGAGGGCCAGCTCTTCTACGCCTCGACCGAGGCCTTCATGGCCGCCTTCGATTTCCGCGAAATCCTCGAGGAGGTGGTGATCGACGTCTCGCGCGCGCATATCTGGGATATCTCCTCGATCGCGGCGCTGGATATGGCGGTGTTGAAATTCCGCCGCGAAGGCGCGACGGTGCGCGTGACGGGCCTCAACGAGGCTTCCGAAACGCTCGTCGACAAGCTAGCGATACATGACAAACCCGGCGCCGCCGACAAGATTCTGGCGCATTGA
- a CDS encoding universal stress protein, with translation MSKIIAFIDGSIYSASICETAAWVAGRIDAPVEIIHLLGRAGAAPSDLSGQIELGARSALMAELATLDEQRAKLVAHRGRAILDDAAEIMARAGVANVTTELRQGELLETLAEREDDARVILIGKRGVNADMAMEHLGSNLERIVRAAKKPVLVCARAFKPVEKVLIAYDGGPSAMKAVDHLSRSPLFAGLKVLVVRVGADSPMARRSLKDAQALLAAAGIEAETRLLPGSPDAVLGKLVEDEGFEMVVMGAYGHSRIRNLIIGSTTTAMIRSCKVPLLLMR, from the coding sequence ATGAGCAAGATCATCGCCTTCATCGACGGCTCGATCTATTCCGCCAGCATCTGCGAGACCGCGGCCTGGGTCGCCGGGCGCATCGACGCGCCGGTCGAGATCATCCACCTGCTCGGCCGCGCGGGCGCCGCGCCCTCCGATCTCTCGGGCCAGATCGAGCTCGGCGCGCGCTCGGCGCTGATGGCGGAACTCGCCACGCTCGATGAACAGCGCGCCAAGCTCGTCGCCCATCGCGGCCGCGCGATCCTCGACGACGCCGCCGAGATCATGGCCCGCGCGGGGGTGGCCAATGTCACCACCGAGCTGCGCCAGGGCGAGCTGCTCGAAACGCTCGCCGAGCGCGAAGACGACGCGCGCGTGATCCTGATCGGCAAGCGCGGGGTCAACGCCGACATGGCGATGGAGCATCTCGGCTCGAACCTCGAACGCATCGTCCGCGCGGCGAAGAAACCCGTGCTCGTCTGCGCGCGCGCCTTCAAGCCGGTCGAAAAGGTGCTGATCGCCTATGACGGCGGCCCCTCGGCGATGAAGGCGGTTGATCACCTCTCGCGCTCGCCGCTCTTTGCCGGGCTCAAGGTTCTGGTCGTCCGCGTCGGCGCCGATAGCCCGATGGCGCGGCGCAGCCTGAAGGACGCCCAAGCCCTCCTTGCCGCCGCCGGGATCGAGGCGGAAACCCGTCTCCTGCCCGGCAGCCCGGATGCGGTGCTCGGCAAGCTCGTCGAGGACGAGGGCTTCGAGATGGTGGTGATGGGCGCCTATGGGCACTCGCGGATCCGCAACCTGATCATCGGCTCGACGACCACGGCGATGATCCGCTCCTGCAAGGTGCCGCTCCTGTTGATGCGCTGA
- a CDS encoding ABC transporter permease: MSRFLSLRRLRTIIRKEAIQMRRDRITFAMMLGVPLMQLMLFGFAINNDPKGLPAALVAPVQDRYTRAIVSALELTGYYRFTAPNASAAEAEAMIAAGEVSFVVTVPSDFGRRVERGERPQILVEADASDPAVASGAIGTLGTVAAQALLREQGTEAAAAAAATQNLEVVTHKRYNPEGVTAYNIVPGLLGVILQMTMVMMTAMALTRETERGTMENLLSMPVTPIEIMLGKVLPFFVVGAVQVVVILTAAKVIFGVPFVGSLGLLIGGVFIFVMALVILGYVFSTLAKTQMQAMQLTFFYFLPSILLSGFMFPFAGMPVWARAIGETLPLTHFLRLVRGVMLKGATLWDVAQPMVVLAGFVVIFAALALSRFRQTLD, encoded by the coding sequence ATGAGCCGCTTTCTCTCGCTGCGCCGGCTGCGCACCATCATCCGCAAGGAAGCGATCCAGATGCGCCGCGACCGGATCACCTTCGCGATGATGCTCGGCGTGCCGCTGATGCAGCTGATGCTCTTCGGGTTTGCGATCAACAATGATCCGAAGGGCCTGCCGGCGGCGCTGGTGGCGCCGGTGCAGGACCGTTACACCCGCGCGATCGTCTCCGCGCTCGAGCTCACCGGCTATTATCGGTTCACCGCGCCGAACGCGAGCGCGGCGGAGGCCGAGGCGATGATCGCGGCGGGGGAGGTGAGCTTTGTCGTGACCGTGCCCTCGGATTTCGGGCGCCGGGTGGAGCGGGGCGAGCGGCCGCAGATCCTCGTCGAGGCGGATGCCTCGGACCCGGCGGTGGCCTCCGGCGCGATCGGCACATTGGGCACGGTGGCGGCGCAGGCGCTCTTGCGCGAACAGGGCACAGAGGCCGCGGCGGCGGCGGCCGCGACACAAAATCTCGAGGTCGTGACCCATAAGCGCTACAATCCCGAGGGGGTCACCGCCTATAATATCGTGCCGGGCCTGCTGGGCGTCATCTTGCAGATGACCATGGTGATGATGACCGCGATGGCGCTGACCCGCGAGACCGAGCGCGGCACGATGGAGAACCTGCTGTCGATGCCGGTCACGCCGATCGAGATCATGCTGGGCAAGGTCTTGCCGTTTTTCGTGGTCGGCGCGGTGCAGGTGGTGGTGATCCTGACGGCGGCGAAGGTGATCTTCGGCGTGCCTTTCGTGGGCAGCCTCGGCCTGCTGATCGGCGGGGTCTTCATCTTCGTGATGGCGCTGGTGATCCTCGGCTATGTCTTCTCGACGCTCGCCAAGACGCAGATGCAGGCGATGCAGCTCACCTTCTTCTATTTCCTGCCCTCGATCCTGCTCTCGGGGTTCATGTTCCCCTTCGCGGGGATGCCGGTCTGGGCGCGCGCGATCGGCGAGACCCTGCCGTTGACGCATTTTCTGCGCCTCGTGCGGGGGGTGATGCTGAAGGGCGCGACGCTGTGGGACGTCGCGCAGCCGATGGTGGTGCTTGCGGGGTTCGTGGTGATTTTCGCCGCGCTCGCGCTCAGCCGGTTCCGCCAGACGCTCGACTGA
- a CDS encoding ABC transporter ATP-binding protein has product MSAAPAISVTDLVKRYGARTVVDRVSLEVARGEIVGFLGPNGSGKTTTIRMMCGLLTPDGGVGNVLGHDILRDQRQIKREVGYMTQRFSFYEDLTIEENLQFVAGIFGLGAAAVRDTLADLGLSSRKGQLAGSLSGGWKQRLALAACIMHRPQLLMLDEPTAGVDPKARREFWDEIHQRAADGLTVLVSTHYMDEAERCHRINYIAYGKLITHGTVAEVVRDAGLTTFVLEGPRVAEAQRMLARAPGVDQVAPYGNTLHVIGREAGALEAAAREAAAATGCRLSPAETSLEDVFIQLMGAATDNMQ; this is encoded by the coding sequence ATGAGCGCGGCGCCCGCGATTTCGGTGACCGATCTCGTCAAGCGCTACGGCGCGCGGACGGTGGTCGACCGCGTTTCGCTCGAGGTGGCGCGGGGCGAGATCGTCGGGTTTCTGGGCCCGAACGGCTCGGGCAAGACCACGACGATCCGGATGATGTGTGGCTTGCTCACCCCAGATGGCGGGGTGGGAAACGTGCTCGGCCACGATATCTTGCGCGATCAGCGCCAGATCAAGCGCGAGGTCGGCTATATGACCCAGCGCTTCAGCTTCTATGAGGATCTCACCATCGAGGAGAACCTCCAGTTCGTCGCGGGGATCTTCGGGCTGGGCGCCGCGGCGGTGCGCGACACGCTGGCCGATCTCGGGCTGAGCTCGCGCAAGGGCCAGCTCGCGGGCTCGCTCTCGGGGGGCTGGAAACAGCGGCTCGCGCTCGCGGCCTGTATCATGCACCGCCCGCAGCTTCTGATGCTCGACGAGCCGACCGCGGGCGTCGACCCGAAGGCGCGGCGCGAGTTCTGGGACGAGATCCACCAGCGCGCGGCCGACGGGCTGACGGTGCTCGTCTCGACCCATTACATGGACGAGGCCGAGCGCTGTCACCGGATCAATTATATCGCCTATGGCAAGCTCATCACCCATGGCACGGTGGCCGAGGTGGTGCGCGATGCGGGGCTGACGACCTTTGTTCTCGAGGGGCCGCGGGTCGCCGAGGCGCAAAGGATGCTCGCCCGCGCGCCCGGCGTCGACCAGGTCGCGCCCTATGGGAACACGCTCCATGTCATCGGGCGCGAGGCGGGCGCGCTCGAGGCTGCGGCGCGCGAGGCCGCTGCGGCGACCGGGTGCCGCCTCTCGCCCGCCGAAACCAGCCTTGAGGATGTGTTCATCCAGCTCATGGGCGCCGCCACGGATAACATGCAATGA
- a CDS encoding HlyD family secretion protein: protein MMFLCGIGLVSGLISACAAPEPLATGYVEGEYVRVAPVAVAQVESLAVARGSRFVKGDVLGEMERRDALIAQRQAEAALAAARATLENLREGARPEEIRVIEASLVSARASLAEHERSLARVTALADKGSAAQSAREDAATAVSVAQAKVAEIEANLAVARLPARAQQIAGAEANVRAAEEALAAARWALEKRALVAPADGVVSDVIRLPGEIAGPSAPVLTILPDGAVKLRLYVPEAQIAGLAPGRALAVECDGCAEGIRARVSYIADGPEFTPPVIYSLQNRQKLVYMVEARPEGAVALKPGQIVSVGLIEAGK, encoded by the coding sequence ATGATGTTTCTATGTGGAATTGGGCTGGTTTCGGGTCTGATTTCGGCCTGCGCGGCGCCGGAGCCGCTGGCGACGGGCTATGTCGAGGGGGAGTATGTGCGGGTGGCGCCGGTCGCGGTGGCGCAGGTCGAGAGCCTTGCGGTGGCGCGCGGGTCGCGGTTTGTGAAGGGCGATGTTCTGGGCGAGATGGAGCGGCGCGACGCGCTGATCGCGCAGCGTCAGGCGGAGGCCGCCTTGGCCGCGGCGCGGGCCACGCTCGAGAACCTGCGCGAGGGCGCGCGGCCCGAGGAGATCCGGGTGATCGAGGCATCGCTCGTCTCGGCGCGGGCGTCTTTGGCGGAACATGAGCGCAGCCTCGCGCGGGTCACGGCGCTGGCCGACAAGGGCTCGGCGGCGCAATCGGCGCGCGAGGATGCGGCGACCGCGGTCTCGGTCGCGCAGGCGAAAGTGGCGGAAATAGAGGCTAATCTGGCGGTGGCGCGGCTGCCGGCGCGGGCCCAGCAGATCGCCGGCGCCGAGGCCAATGTCCGTGCGGCGGAGGAGGCGCTGGCGGCGGCGCGCTGGGCTTTGGAGAAGCGCGCGCTCGTGGCGCCGGCGGATGGGGTGGTGAGCGATGTGATCCGCCTGCCCGGCGAGATCGCGGGGCCCTCGGCGCCGGTGCTGACGATCCTGCCAGATGGGGCGGTGAAGCTGCGCCTTTATGTGCCCGAGGCGCAGATCGCCGGCCTCGCGCCGGGGCGCGCGCTTGCGGTCGAATGTGACGGCTGCGCGGAGGGGATCCGGGCGCGGGTGAGCTATATTGCCGACGGGCCCGAGTTCACGCCGCCGGTGATCTACTCGCTGCAAAACCGCCAGAAGCTCGTCTACATGGTCGAGGCGCGGCCCGAGGGGGCTGTGGCGCTCAAGCCCGGGCAGATCGTCTCGGTCGGCTTGATCGAGGCCGGAAAATGA
- a CDS encoding CerR family C-terminal domain-containing protein produces MLNADPPLEEPQGTVRALLEAGLLLFGTQGFAGTSTRDLAARAQTNVASIAYHFGGKEGLREACAREFVRRLGAVFAQIPPLAEQSPEAAAEAIRQILRQMARFALTSEAARALVSFALREIAENGRSAEIIYENLIRHVQERLCALWAMATGEDPGAESVRLRVFTFLGQMLYFRIGGPIVTRHLGWAEIGPEEAERILDILIGNFDAALAAARRT; encoded by the coding sequence ATGCTGAACGCCGACCCCCCTCTCGAAGAACCCCAGGGCACCGTGCGCGCGTTGCTCGAGGCGGGGCTCTTGCTGTTCGGCACGCAAGGCTTCGCGGGCACCTCGACGCGCGATCTGGCCGCGCGGGCGCAGACCAATGTCGCCTCGATCGCCTATCATTTCGGCGGCAAGGAGGGGCTGCGCGAGGCCTGCGCGCGCGAGTTCGTGCGCCGCCTCGGCGCGGTTTTCGCGCAGATCCCGCCGCTCGCCGAGCAAAGCCCGGAGGCCGCGGCCGAGGCGATCCGCCAGATCCTGCGGCAGATGGCGCGGTTTGCGCTCACCTCCGAGGCCGCGCGGGCGCTCGTCAGCTTTGCGCTGCGCGAGATCGCCGAGAACGGGCGCAGCGCCGAGATCATTTACGAGAACCTGATCCGCCATGTGCAGGAGCGGCTCTGCGCCCTCTGGGCGATGGCGACGGGCGAGGACCCGGGCGCCGAATCGGTGCGGCTGCGGGTGTTCACCTTTCTCGGGCAGATGCTCTACTTCCGGATCGGCGGGCCGATCGTCACGCGCCATCTCGGCTGGGCCGAGATCGGGCCGGAGGAGGCGGAGCGGATCCTCGACATTCTGATCGGCAATTTCGACGCGGCCCTCGCGGCGGCGAGGAGGACATGA
- a CDS encoding recombinase family protein, with protein sequence MRQFVTYRRVSTEEQGRSGLGLEAQSRDIDLYLSNYAETPFEVLGEFLDVTSGRDNDRPELGKALDLCRRTGAELLVAKLDRLSRRVSFIAALMDDPKVKLRVASMPNADKFQLHIYAALAEQERDFISLRTKAALAEAKARGQKLGGLRDATGKRNEAIQRDARSFAERVRPMVQPMRASGATLAQIAEALGGAGIATPRGGVWTATQVKRVLDRLGTVA encoded by the coding sequence GTGCGCCAGTTCGTCACTTACCGCCGTGTCAGCACTGAAGAACAAGGCCGCTCCGGGCTGGGGCTTGAGGCCCAGAGCCGGGACATTGACCTCTACCTTTCCAACTATGCCGAGACGCCCTTCGAGGTTCTGGGCGAGTTCCTTGACGTGACCTCAGGGCGGGACAACGACAGGCCCGAACTGGGCAAGGCGCTGGACCTGTGCCGCCGCACCGGGGCCGAGTTGCTGGTTGCCAAGCTGGACCGCCTGTCCCGCCGCGTGTCCTTCATCGCCGCGCTGATGGATGACCCCAAGGTCAAGCTGCGGGTGGCTTCCATGCCGAACGCTGACAAATTCCAGCTTCATATCTATGCCGCGCTGGCGGAACAGGAACGGGACTTCATCTCGCTGCGCACCAAGGCCGCACTGGCCGAGGCGAAGGCCCGGGGTCAGAAGCTGGGCGGGCTCAGGGACGCCACCGGCAAGCGCAACGAGGCTATCCAGCGTGACGCCCGCAGCTTTGCCGAGCGGGTGCGCCCGATGGTGCAGCCCATGCGCGCCTCGGGGGCCACCTTGGCGCAGATCGCAGAGGCCCTAGGTGGGGCTGGCATAGCGACACCTCGGGGCGGGGTCTGGACCGCGACACAGGTCAAGCGGGTTCTGGACCGGCTGGGGACTGTTGCGTAA
- a CDS encoding HipA domain-containing protein, protein MKLLSVSDEPTKDRRDFFKATILFWLIGATDGHAKNFSLGLLPGGRFRLSPLYDVLTTQPLLDARQLDHRSFRLSMRVGKSRHYKVNEVLGHHFVETGTQAGLSREAIQSLFDEIHAQATEALDKTFADLPADFPEGLTSAVAAGLQTRLEKLVAAG, encoded by the coding sequence ATGAAGCTCTTGAGCGTCAGCGACGAGCCAACCAAAGATCGGCGCGATTTCTTTAAAGCCACGATCCTGTTTTGGCTGATCGGAGCGACCGATGGCCATGCCAAGAACTTCAGCTTGGGCCTCCTGCCGGGCGGACGTTTTCGCCTCAGCCCCCTGTATGACGTGCTGACGACCCAGCCGCTGCTGGATGCGCGCCAGCTCGACCACAGAAGTTTCCGCCTCTCGATGCGGGTGGGAAAATCGCGCCACTATAAGGTCAATGAAGTGCTCGGGCACCATTTCGTTGAAACTGGCACACAGGCGGGGCTCTCCCGAGAAGCCATTCAGAGCCTGTTCGACGAGATCCACGCGCAAGCTACTGAAGCACTCGACAAGACCTTTGCCGACCTGCCCGCCGACTTCCCAGAGGGGCTTACCTCCGCAGTCGCAGCGGGCCTGCAAACGCGCCTCGAGAAACTGGTCGCGGCCGGCTGA
- a CDS encoding LacI family DNA-binding transcriptional regulator codes for MKRAKIDDIAREAGVSRATVDRVIHGRVNVRSETAQKVAAAARRLGFYATGLIDRSLEKPLPKSKILALKASICAANSLILCR; via the coding sequence ATGAAACGCGCCAAGATTGACGATATTGCCCGTGAGGCCGGCGTCAGCCGCGCCACGGTGGACCGCGTGATCCATGGCCGCGTGAATGTGCGCTCGGAGACCGCGCAAAAGGTGGCGGCCGCCGCACGCAGGCTCGGCTTCTATGCCACGGGGCTGATAGACCGCAGCCTGGAAAAACCGCTCCCGAAGTCAAAAATACTGGCTTTGAAGGCCTCGATATGCGCGGCTAACTCTTTGATATTATGTCGCTAG